CACGGCGCAACGTTACGACGTTGCGCAAGTTATCCGGCACAAGGCCTTTGCACCTCTACAAGGTTATGATATCGCTCTGGTTAGTCTAACTTTGCCGTTGCCCATAGATGGTGTTCATTTTGATACGGTGGATTATCGATCCGGAAGTAATGTCGAAGACAGCCTAGAAACATATCTTATTGGTTGGGGTCGAACAAAGGGAATGCTGGAGATTGTTGCATTCACGACAGTTCAATCAAATGATTGTCGTTTGTTGGGCTTTACTTATGTAACCAGCACTGATTTGTGCGCTTACAGCGCCACGGGACGTGGAGCTTGCGATGTATGTACGAATTCGATATATTGAGCCTTGTACTTagttatttcataatttagGGCGATTCTGGTGGTGCATTACTTACCGCAAATCTTACCAAACAGATTGGACTGCTGTCGTATGGCAAGTCTTTTTGTAAGAGGAATCATATATATGTCTATACAAGTATGTTTCGATTGATTGACTGGATAGACGAACAAATTGAAAGTTTGGTAGGCAcgcagaattttcgagcatgATGTACTGATAATAAATGTAACTGCAACGCTAGTAACGTATTCGCATGTCGCAAAATTTATTGGCAACAGCAGCATTTTCAACTGGgtatttatataattgtaaGAGAAGATTGTCATGTTGCAATTTGTTTTGTGACAGCAGAAGCGCCTACCTGTTGTCATCAATTAAGTAACAAGCACACGCGACCTATAAATAACGTGAAAACAAAATCTATGGATTAACAAGAATCTCCACACTCAAGCTGTGTGCACTTACAGCTTTTATCTTTTTAAGGGTAAACAGTGGAAAATAAACAGCCAAAAGACAAAACGAAGTTTTTGATTTCAGTCGGCTTTAACGAGCCATTCGAAAATCGCGTTGTCCTACAGGTTTGTGTGGCGAAAATGGCTGTAGCTGTTTACAGTCTGCTTTATTAATTATCAAATGCACTTCCCCAAACCCAATGGGCCCATAAAAtatcaatacatatgtactcttCACTCTCTTATTTGTCTTAAACACATTCTTGAgttctaatttttcaaaaaaagttaagaagATCTTccaaaataatcatttttattgGTTCGGCAGTAGTTACGAACTACATATCTCATACCACAGCGGATTTAAAGCACCTCCATGAGCGATTCCGCGCACTGTATGACATCGAACTTAGCTAAGCCATAAATTATGTCCTACTGCGGCGCATGCTTGTGCTCGACTGTATTACGGTTCATGGTAACTTGGTAACTTGTGTTCTTGTAAACAAATGAGATATTGAAATGAATGAGAAAATGCAGGCTCTGTTTTCTGGACACATACAACATTTCGCCAATTTTCACCGAACAGGCACCTGATAAACTAAATGGAGAATGAATGCTTGCCGCTACTGAAGACAAGAGGCAAATAAAGCCGCACTGTTTAACTCGATAaaatagtaaattaaataaattaaacataattGTGTCACATACCAtggcttttatttataaaagattCTGGGACGACATAAtcgttaagaaaataataatgatatttcaattttcctAAAGTTTATAAATAGCTACTATTATGTCCCAACTTTCTTATTCGTGTTCGGATATTGGATACTTACTCACTTCCAGCATGTTTAAGTTAACGGCGTTCAGTACACTAATCTTCATTGCTGCTCTAGGCAATGCTTCCTTcatagaaaaatcaaattttaccaAGCTAACTTCAAAGGAAATTGATATCTGGGACTTGGGAAACCATACCGATGAGCTTGCCACTGACTCTGTAAATCGTATAAATGGCGGACGGCCGGTAGAACAAATTGTTCCGTACCAGGTATCGTTGCAGGTGCTCCGACGTGGACGTTATCACCACTTTTGTAGTGGTTCCATTATCAGCCCTCAGCACGTTCTTACCGCTGCTCATTGCTTAACGAAGATGAACCCAAATGAGATCAGTGTTGTTGTCGGTACATTGACATGGCGCTATGGTGGCGATCGCCATGGGGTTGTAGCTATGCGCTCCCACCCAGGTTTCTCATCGAGTTCATTAATTATTAATGACATTGCGGTGTTAAAGGTAACTCCGTCATTCAATTTGGCCAGAACATCAATAAGCACAATTTCGCTGGGTAATCGAGCACGTGTGGGTGATAAAGTGGCAGTGCGTTTGACGGGCTGGGGCTCCCTGACGCCTACGGGATCGACCGGTTTACCAGAACGATTGCAAGTGTTAGATTATCACACCATATCGAACCAGGAATGTGCCCAACGTGGATTTCGCATAACAGCCAATGAGCTGTGTGCCCTCGGCGAAAGAGGTCGAGGTGCTTGTGTGGTAAGTAATGAGGTTTCATTTATCTaacaattaattgaaaaaatattatgttaaaaGTGTAGTTgtgatatattgtatatttgttattttgtcgacatgttccaaaaaagtaaGGCTACGTACGAAAACAAGTTATCAAGTTTGTTcgaagaaataatattaaagaaaagtaaacaacatttttaagtattttggaaaatataaaatatattttaaatatatatgtgcatatatcgTTCGTCCGTCGACAGGCAGTGAAAAACTTCTGATCTATTATAAGAGGCTCTTCCGGTCCTTACGCTATTCACTTCtactttccaaaaaatattttactcagAATTATGTAACTGCCGTAAATGAGTTTAACATGTGATAGGTAAGCCTACTTCCCATATGAGAacctaaaaacaaataaaatatgtaaggTAATATATACCGATCCATAACaacattattttagttttataaatacttttctttaaattaatatattatagttCTTTTAGTTGCGCCCGTTCTTATATCCTCATATTTTCAGGGTGACTCCGGAGGTCCACTTACAATAACAAACGGCACACCACAGCTGGTCGGGATTGTTTCCTATGGCACCGCGACATGCGCCCTGGGTCGGCCTGATGTTTACACAAGAGTCTCAAGCTTTCTGCCATACATTAATAGAGTAATAAGCAGTGAAATACCGTGAAGTTGTAAAACATGCTATTGTGAAAATTAAAGCTTGAAATTAGTATTCAAACACTAGATAGTTACAAATTTAACTAATGGAACTTTAAGAGGAAGAAACACGCGAAACTAAAcgaacaaatacataaataaataaactatgaTGCAATAGCGGCAATGACAGTGACGATAAGAACAAACAGACAAACATTCAAAAAATTCATTCATGACGAACGGAGCGAAAGATGCTCCATCTTTGCTTTAGACTTAGTACAGAACAACTATCTCCTTTGACGCCGGCTCCGAATGGATATTGCTTGCCATGCCTCATTACCACTTATTATGGCGCTGAAGACGGTGCGACGTGCCAGATGCGAACGGCCACTTGGCCAAAAGCCAGCCAGAAATGCCGTTggtaaatcaataaatattactTGAATAACCATAAGTGTCCGAAGTGTACTCAACGgctaattaaaaaatcttattcGATATTCGCCACGGACACCTCTTCACAAATTCCACACTCCATCGTTtgattttttgctctttttacATACATTCACAATCATCAAACTTGAAAATTCCATGTGTTCATAAGGAAGGGCCTGTGCTGAACGATTGGCAAAACAGTTGGGCTAATTTATTGCTTCAGCTAACGGCGACATTTAGCGCGAGTCACTTGCTCGCTGACATCAACAAAAAGGAATAAGAACTGATGGCTCAACCAAACCTAAtgcaaatgaaaacaatttgaCTCTGATTTGTCGCAGTTTCTATTTATGTACATGCGCCCCACCGACCTCGAGTCCAAAAGCTTAAGACTATGCCTAATTGCACAAATGATGTACTGTAAGTGTCACACAAACTCTCACATACAAACAGAAATTCAGTGGCTGTTGGCATTTAGGCTATAGAAAGAAATCTTACCTTTGTTGGAAGCGACTGAAAtagtatttaagtaaaatttaatttttcgcacAGCAAACGTGAGATGCACTTGTAAGCAGACTCACATTCAGATTGATTTGAGTATGAAATGTACGCTTTGCTGAGCTGACCTAGCTGAGCACAACGACATTTATATAGTATacccatatatatgtatataagtatgtacaaacatacaaagtTTTGTTGGAACTTATTAGCTGTGCTGCTGATGTGAATCATAAAAAATCATGGGGCTTTGCTTAACCAGCAGTCATATTGTTTATTCGTTAGTAGACAAGCGTACTTAGTTACTTGGACGTAACTGCTCAAAGTTCCTCTCTCGGCGTTGACTGGAATTGCAGTCAACGCGGTTTACTCATTGCTGCGCGCacataaattcatttaaatcaatcaattcaatttgtttgtcaataaaatttaaatgagtatttcatttaagcaaattaaaatCGACCCAGTTGAATGCCGAGTTGAGTTTTTGCGCTTGAAGTTCTGGAGCTTAAAGAGCGTCGTCCGATATATCGAAGACTGCAAGCATGCTTGCGTATGCTACCAAATCTAAAAAACGAATCTGACACATCAAGAGTCAACTACAGAGTTTCACCTAAATGTTTTCTTATAAGTAATTTCTCTGCAGAACTTTAACCAATATGGTTTTTCAGCAATAAAAGTGCAAAGTGTGGGTACAATCTGATTAAGAAATCAGCATGTAGTAAATAGCTAAACTTGAATGTTGggaattttactttttacactTATGCAAGATTGTAATACTTTTTGTAAACCCATGTTGCACAAGTCGTATCAATCACCCGtacaaaaactttttcagaATTGGTCAGCTGATAAATAGACAGAAAGCCGGATAACAGCCAAGTACAAACACGCCACGAAAATTATCGGTGTGTAGAGGAATCAAAAACATAgagaattgtttatttgttgataACTTTAAGTGCGTTTCAAGTTGGAATTTTGtcaacgaaaataataaataataaaataagaagtGGTGGCACGAATACACATACATGCGTGAATGCATATAGTTTTAAAGAATAGCCACGTACGTACTTCTTGATAATTGATTTGGCCGGAGGAGTGGTATAGACACAGAGCTTGGCTGGCATAGTACGCGATAGCAGTTCGAGGAACATTGTTGGGCCGCTGAAATAGCTGCATGTTTCACTGCCATCGGTTTTAGTGTTTTTAAATTGTGTCCATCACAGTTACCACCGCAATCCATGTTGTTGTCCGTGAAACATTGCGTGCAACTGTATACTGCCAGCGATAAGCAGATAAGCAACATTAGCGAGCAATTTTCAATTAACACGAAAACCTGTGAATCGATAGATACACGTAGCCTCAAGACACTACAGCGGCCGCACTGTTTTGGCTTGGCCAGCAGCGTCAGTCCGCCACAACAGGTCTCCGATTGGCCTTTGCTGGTGTCAGGCAGCCACCACCGAGGTGGCGCTTCGAGCGCCTCTCTAAACAAATTGTGCATCTAATGCTTTCGACGCGCCGCAACGCATCACTGCCAATATGTCCACAGCAGAGTTGTGCATTAGGCCCTCTATCCTATAGAAGTGGCAGGCAATAAGTGCCTATCGGCAGCTGAAACAGAGCGTTTAGAATGCACTCAAagctaatattaataataaacacacacacggCGACACATGCAAGAGCAGAGAAAAAATATCGACAACTTCGAGCTGGCAACGTTCGACCATTTATCATTTTAACGTTTTTGCGCGTAGTGGCCGTAAAATTCGGCGCGATCGCCACGAACATCGAAGCTTCAAATAAAATGCTTTTATGCAATACGCAATTctctttgtaatttttatactctcataACATTTTGTTCAGAGTATAATGATATTGTTCATTTAAAGGGAGTTTGTAACAAATGAAACCAAATAAGATAGATATAgagctatatatacatatataaaagtcaAAATGAACTTGAGTAAAACTTGCGATATTTTTGGTTCTGAGGAGACTAGGAGACTTTTTATAAGACATAAGTTACTCTTAACCAGCTGTCAATTAAGCCAAATCTATTGGGGGTCTTAATACTAAATTATATCAACATCGGTAAAATTATTGCCATTTTATATCGTATTGTTGAAAGTCGCCAAATCGACCTCTCATGTAACGATTACACTGGATGTTGCCTGTTAGTgatgtttggtttttgtttggttGCGCCCGAACTTAATGCTTCCTTCCTTGTTTTATATGAGTTTGCTGTTACTGCCTTTGGGGTGAATACATGTTGGCAAAACATTGCTGGTAACGGCGACAGTCAGTTGGCAGCGTTCCGATAGTCTATGGCAACCGATTTCCTTAACTTGCGTTGTACTTTTCTATATAATGTCATTGTCGTCATCAAAGCTTGGGTTTGTGTGCGCAATGACGTTGGTAACCTTTCGCATAGTCTGACACCTTTAAGCCGTTGCCACCACACAATTGCCACTTTACGGTGGGCCGATGATTTGTGGCCACCCATGCCTTTGTAAGTACTCTAAACAAGTGATATATGGAGACACGTGGTGCTGTAAGGACTATTCGCGTAAAGCCGCGTTATCTTATGTTTTCGGTGGAAAGTGATTCGGTCTAACAGAAATTTTGAAGCATATTTAATACTCGCTTTGATAAAAGtaggtaaaataaaatatacatataagctgcatacatatatgtatatatgcctaAGCTGGAACTGGCAAAGTATGAAAGCAGTAAATGGTCGTGCGGACTCGCGTGCAAGTCTCCATAGGGAATCACAGCTgatgaaataaaatacactggTCATAGCACTGTCAACACTCGGCTGCTTTGGTCCAATTCCAAGTTTTTTCGACGGATTCAGTCATAAGATAAAGATAATTTCTCCGTTTTTCGAAGCTAGCTTTACATGCCGAAATATTTGCTTTCTAATTTCGAAAGTGAGCTAATTGAAACTAAGTACTATAAATATGGGCGCCATCATGTTTTCCTCTTACTTCATTGATGTATGAAATTTTTCGGCTTTTTTGACAGATTCTGTAAGGCGTCAAAGTCGAATcttcgaaataaataaataaaaattgtaagtcTCAAATCGACCTTGTCTTTatcaatacatatttattaatatggTATAGTttccattattattaatttagatGCGGCAATTGGTGTCCGTAAATGTTTTATAGATAAGAGGCAAAAGTAATAAAGAATAAATAACCAGAAACATATCGCAATTGCATTATAGCGGAGCTGacagcgtgtgtgtgtgtatggtacGTTTATAAATGCAATCAAGAGAGCAAGCTGCAAGCAGCgcaaaaattcaagaaaaattcGACTGCAAGCAACTACCAGTATTaaaatgcatatgtgtatgtacacatacaaaATTATTACACTCGGCCAATATTTTCAATGACGCGTGAGTTCAAAATGTCAAAGCATATGGTACATTGCCCATgcgtctacatatgtataagaaggCTTAGCTCAGCCCCAAGTGCTGTGTCGGCGCACACGTGTGTATGTGCTGGCACAAGACGCGAAAGAACAAATGTCAATAGCAAAATGTGCGCCTGCGCTTTGATGGCGGCCAATGCAATTTTGGGGCAACTGCTAGAGGACGTGGATGCTACTGTCTTTCTTAATACCAGTGTTCTTTCGCGGAGGTGCGGTATGGTCCTACGCATCGCCGACCTGGCGCAGTTTAGTACTGATACTACTGCAAAACGCGtagattttattttatgatttgttGTCTTAGCTAAAGCTACAGCTCATCGGCAAGTCAGAAAATCACGCATTTGCCTCACGTTCCTCAACTATGATCTCCGGCAAAGATAATACCACTTTCCCAAATATCTTTGGCGTTCGCTTCTTTTTCGCATTGGTAACTGCTTACCAGCGGGCTGGTGACTTGCAGCTAGCAGTTGTTTCTCGTTTCGTGCCTTTACGAGCAGTGTTTTTCATTTTCGAGGCCAATTTGGTAAATTTGTGGAGATATGCAATATGTTTGTATGATGTTGAAAACGGTTTGGCTGCAGCTGCGAAAATTGCCACAATTGGAAATGCAATTCTACGGAGTTTTCCACGGTTCATCCTTTGAGTTTTGTGTAGCTGAACTAATTTTTTAGCCAATTTGAACACCTGTAAGCAATGATTGCTGATTGAAGCACATATTGAAATTTATGATatgcaaattatacattttcacCCAATTTCAAAAATGATCATTCAATGGTTAAAACGGCcgttgtttatatttattagttACTGGCGAACAATGTACTTAagatggaaaaaatattaaatattttgccctATTGTGGAATGATTTTTTCTATCAATATTCGGCAAAACttaagaaaatgtttataaCTAAACTCTTTGTTctaattttatccatttttatctttatatgtttgctaaaaaatagaaaaagtgtTGCGAAAGTGACTTGATTGTTGAAGTGTACTACAATGTCAAGTTAAGAACGCATCGTTTTGCCATGTTGTTCAACATGTAGCGACCGATACTGTATGACAAAGGTAGTCAAATTTTATCGATACCTTGTAGTGTCATGTTTTCGAAGACAATTATTCCGTGTGATTACTTATTTTCGCATTCAAAAATCTTTCGCATATGGTGACATGCTGCttaaaccaacaaaaacaaacattatgTACACCAattaaaattctattaaaaatctaaacatttcaattatttacatTCGTCTTGTTACTTTCAATTTGCATATTTGCCAAGATACACCCACACAAATACGCATATGAACCACAGTTAATTTTGAAAGTTCGTATCCTTCGCGTCCTCACGACGTACGCAGCTGTGTCTGCACATTAAGGCGTTCTCGCTGTTAATTCTTAAACGCTCTTTGAATTTAAGTTCGCTCACTTctccacatatgtatacacattcaGGCattcataagtacatatgtacacacgcgaatttatttattttctaatcgCTACCATCTGTAACACTGCAAATATGCCGTGTACACAGGAAACTTGTATAATTCTGGGCGGCAAACGTCGCATCGATCGACTAAAAGCGCATTCATTCCAACACATGtaatgaatttaaattgtaTGCGGTCGTCAAACCGCCCCCATCGCTTGTGAAGAGTGGCTTATGGCAATATCATATTTGACTTTCATTATGCTGTTAAGCGTATGTCAACTCAAAGCGTGTATTGCAGAAACAATAAAACGACTTAATGGTTAATAATTTCGCTCCGCGCTGCTGGCTTTCTTGCGGAATCGTGTCGTCACAGTTGTATCAGAGGAATCCTTTACTCGCTGACTCCTTCTTTTGTCCTTAAGGTATCATTTTTCGTAAATTAAACACGCCCGTTATACATACTAATAATCATttaactgtacatacatatgcataggtGTTTTCTCCCAATCTTTGAGCACACATatccttacatatttatacatgcgtaaatatgttgcatatatgtatgtccgcCCTTCTTTCCAACACTGTAGGGCGCTCCATACCGTCTTTAACTGCGATAAACTTCCTTTATCGCTCTTGTGCTGTGACGTATGCGCTCATATGCATGTACTTACAAAGGTGGTTGGGGGTGTGAGCAGCGTGTCGAATAAACAATAAAACTGGCACACTATTACATATCCTTGCTGTCATATTTCCATTAAAGCCATGCCATTTAACTCCTAACAAGGATATTTGCATAGGAATAGGCATGTTCGCTTGCCAGTGTTCTACTGCGAGTTGGATACTTttagtacttatgtatattcttaACTTCCGGCTTTTATCCTTTTGTCGTGCTCCACAGCGTACGCATTTATGGTGTCGTACACTTCACACCTctcaacacatacatacatatgtagcctTCGGGGTAATTGTTGCTATATCTATGACGCCAAGTGTCTGCGCTTTTGAGCTTGTATTAAACCAGCAACTCGCATTGAAACAAGCGTTAATAAAAGAACATAGCGGTTGTTCAGTGACATCTTTTAATGACACCTCCGGACGGATGGCGGAGTTATTTCTGATATTGAGTACTTCTTCTAAGTACACCTACAATATTTAGGAATATCCTCTTCAAACGCCTCTTTGGTACCTTAACCTCTACATCTACCGAGACAAATAATCAATGTTAAGTCTTGCTCCTTTTTAGGTCTTCCACAAGAAATTAGACGAAAGTGAGGCGTGCTAAAAGTCTTTCAAATGAGTTCACTTTCTTCAATATCCTAATATTTACTTAagcaaataaaagattaaaacaACGGCCTGACAGCCAGTCATGACTCAATTAATCGTCTCTTGTTCGAAGTACTTGTGTACGTCTTTATCTTTCGCTTTGGTTAATGCTCGTTATCAGTTGTGAAATTATAAAAGATGAAAAATGCAGAAATAAATTTGCCATACATGTGTACTCATTGCATCCCATTTGGCCACTATACTATTACCATCTCTCACAGCTGACCACGAGACGAGTCGCGCGAGATTTGCTGGATGTTTACTGTcaactgttgttgttggagttgtaGTTTGCGGGTCAAGTGTTTTGTTCAAAGTGCATCGCGTTGTACTCAAACTAGGAAAATCGCCAACCACCCGAACATACAAGACACTCGAGGAGGCATGACGACTGCATTCTTGACTTTTTTGCCccattcttttctttttaagaaATGCACTGTCGTTGGTTGTGTGCAAATGGAATACCTTGAACAGCAATTGCAAGAGAAGTCAGAGAAGCAAAATATCCGTTTTTGGCTTGTTGGTGTGGTATCATAAGCTTTGGCAATGTTATGATCGACGCCGGATCTCGAATCCATTTTCATTACTATTTCACTTTACAACTCTTCTCTCTGGTTATTTCAGGTTTTGAAATACGGACACATGGCTGAGGGAGGtattacaattttgttcatgataaaaaaaaccataaattatgTTAGCTGATCAACGAGTCAACTATTTCAAGCTTATCCCTTGgcaattttaattcttttgacatttttaaggGCGAATACTAAATAAGACTATCGATAAGTTTTACAAAATGTATAACGTCATTGCAATATTATGGGAACGCCCTAAATTATTAATGCTAATGAAAAATAAGAAGCCTAGTTACGTAGAACTCA
The sequence above is drawn from the Bactrocera tryoni isolate S06 chromosome 1, CSIRO_BtryS06_freeze2, whole genome shotgun sequence genome and encodes:
- the LOC120782418 gene encoding chymotrypsin-2-like; its protein translation is MFKLTAFSTLIFIAALGNASFIEKSNFTKLTSKEIDIWDLGNHTDELATDSVNRINGGRPVEQIVPYQVSLQVLRRGRYHHFCSGSIISPQHVLTAAHCLTKMNPNEISVVVGTLTWRYGGDRHGVVAMRSHPGFSSSSLIINDIAVLKVTPSFNLARTSISTISLGNRARVGDKVAVRLTGWGSLTPTGSTGLPERLQVLDYHTISNQECAQRGFRITANELCALGERGRGACVGDSGGPLTITNGTPQLVGIVSYGTATCALGRPDVYTRVSSFLPYINRVISSEIP
- the LOC120766539 gene encoding plasma kallikrein-like: MQPLVIFAMGILPMFLVALISENRKFIEAVNQLREANGTMNGFLPFAVPFQVSIQVKLGRRYQHLCGGSIIHEQVVLTAAHCFYQKHPTKHLRVIAGVQNLSEDTAQRYDVAQVIRHKAFAPLQGYDIALVSLTLPLPIDGVHFDTVDYRSGSNVEDSLETYLIGWGRTKGMLEIVAFTTVQSNDCRLLGFTYVTSTDLCAYSATGRGACDGDSGGALLTANLTKQIGLLSYGKSFCKRNHIYVYTSMFRLIDWIDEQIESLVGTQNFRA